Part of the Bacillus sp. N1-1 genome, TGTTTACCGAACATTTCTTTCTCATCTTCGTCTGTCATATGGTCATAACCGAGTAAATGAAGGAATCCATGAACACATAAAAAGCCGAGTTCACGTTCAAAGCTATGTCCATAATCAGCTGCCTGTTCTTCTATTTTTGGGACCGAAATGACAATCTCTCCAAGCAGGTGCGGTATTTGTTCATCAAATACGATCGGATCCTCACCCTCTTCTTCGTCATCAAGGGCAAAGGAAATCACATCAGTAGGCTGATCTTTCCCGCGATAATCTCGATTAATCTCCGTAATCCGCTCATTATTTACGAACATAATCGACACTTCGCTTCCCGCTTCAACCCCTTCTTCCTTTGCTGCATGGCTCAATAATTTTTCAAGCATTTCAAGCTGATCTTGTTTTAATGTTTCAGTTTCATCAATAAAATCGATTGTTAGATTCATGAAGTCACCTTCTTTTTTATTTCTGTCGGATACTCAATTCGACTGTGAAAAATGCCGTTTAACGTTTCTAGAATCGTTCTTGCAACGATGTCGAGCTCTTTTAGTGATAAATCACATTCGTCAAATTGACCATCTTCTAGTCTTTCCGTAATGATTTTTCTTACAAGAGATTCAATCGTTGTTGGATTTGGTTTCGTCATTGATCTTACCGCCGCTTCAATGCAATCTGCAATTCCGACAACTGCCGCTTCCTTTGTCTGAGCTTTTGGCCCAGGGTATCGAAATTCCATTTCAGAAACCGCCTGATCCGTCTGTTCACTTGCTTTGTAATAAAAATATTTCAATAATGTTGTACCATGATGTTGTTCAGCAATATCCACAATTTCTTTTGGCAATCGATGCTTTCTTAACATCTCAGCTCCATCAGAGGCATGCGATACAATAATAGTTTTACTTAGGTGAGGCGAAATCTTATCATGCGGATTTTCCATATTCATTTGATTTTCAATAAAGAAGTGGGGCCGTTTCGTTTTTCCAATATCATGATAATAAGCGCCTACTCGTGCAAGAAGACCATTTGCCTCAATTGATTCACAAGCTGCTTCTGACAAATTTGCAACCATCACACTATGATGGTAAGTTCCAGGCGTTTCCACGAGTATTTTTCTTAACAAGGGGTGATTTGGATTTGATAATTCAATTAACCTTGTAGTCGAAATAATGCGGAATCCAGCTTCAAAAAACGGCATCAATCCCAGAGTTAACATGGAAGATAAGAAACCAGACAAAAAGGCAAACACAAAGTGATAGCTAAGTTCAATACCACCATATTGGCCATTCTTTAACATTAATAATATAGCCACAGCTACTATGTTTATTAGTGAAACAAGCAATCCCGCAGTTAAAATGTTTGAACGATGATTTCTCTTTCCGAGAAAAAACACTCCTGATAGCGAACTCATTAAAACATAGAATCCAAGCGAAGCATTCATTGGCCCAGTAATTTCTCCGTTAAAGAAAACACCCGCACAAACGCCAAAAAGTAAGCTTGAAGCAATTGCTAACTGTTCGTTAAAAAGCATCTTTATTAACATAGACCCTACTGCTGCTGGAACGATATAAGCAATCCCTGGAACTTCTATCCCCTGTAATAAGCTTGATAGCTTAAGAACTAGAAGGGTGCTGAGATAGATAAGCACAAGAATAAGGAGGTTTGTATTGGAAGAACGAACTCTTGATTTGACGTCTTGAAAGAAATAATATAAATACCCTGTAAGTAACATCACAAGAAGAGCAAGTCCTATATAAGGAACAGCATCAAACCCTTCATCAAGTAAACCAGCTAGTCGAAGCTGCTCCATTACTTCCCGGTTAATCATGGCGCCTTCTTCTACAATGATTTGTCCTTCGCGTATCATTACTGGCTGGACAGCTTCAATTGCTTCTT contains:
- the ybeY gene encoding rRNA maturation RNase YbeY produces the protein MNLTIDFIDETETLKQDQLEMLEKLLSHAAKEEGVEAGSEVSIMFVNNERITEINRDYRGKDQPTDVISFALDDEEEGEDPIVFDEQIPHLLGEIVISVPKIEEQAADYGHSFERELGFLCVHGFLHLLGYDHMTDEDEKEMFGKQKVLLEQYGLTR
- a CDS encoding HD family phosphohydrolase, which encodes MIAKIKHLLQTNLRNIEQIKMIKWSLYGLVALIMYLTMLSNVMPESLDVSLYSRADHDIASPITIENKTATEDERSKAAQIDAKYVYRDEVSQSQFDKLNDLFSGIDKVNKNEPEEKTTQEKISELQSIISASMSDELTDDTLKPLIEAEPSQISLIKELTLSEVMEVMTDRVSIDNLEQSKSDVEDRLSLTSLPTDQKKAMITVAQQSIVPNYFLDPEQTEQSRQEAIEAVQPVMIREGQIIVEEGAMINREVMEQLRLAGLLDEGFDAVPYIGLALLVMLLTGYLYYFFQDVKSRVRSSNTNLLILVLIYLSTLLVLKLSSLLQGIEVPGIAYIVPAAVGSMLIKMLFNEQLAIASSLLFGVCAGVFFNGEITGPMNASLGFYVLMSSLSGVFFLGKRNHRSNILTAGLLVSLINIVAVAILLMLKNGQYGGIELSYHFVFAFLSGFLSSMLTLGLMPFFEAGFRIISTTRLIELSNPNHPLLRKILVETPGTYHHSVMVANLSEAACESIEANGLLARVGAYYHDIGKTKRPHFFIENQMNMENPHDKISPHLSKTIIVSHASDGAEMLRKHRLPKEIVDIAEQHHGTTLLKYFYYKASEQTDQAVSEMEFRYPGPKAQTKEAAVVGIADCIEAAVRSMTKPNPTTIESLVRKIITERLEDGQFDECDLSLKELDIVARTILETLNGIFHSRIEYPTEIKKKVTS